A portion of the Sphingorhabdus pulchriflava genome contains these proteins:
- a CDS encoding DUF3828 domain-containing protein, whose product MVRAGKARVIAALSLCCALPSQGAAAKQPAHQDEAVVRQIVSNIYASYMQPISEAADDGSYAPENEAGASTGGYEPPYTQTLDALIGRWGKLMQQSEELYGLNGFDWYCQCQDNDNATAKLLSQRYKLRSKGRIEATIVFSPGRGPDGDQGAPLRFHFRNEGGAWKVDDLTFEDGSTLRKSLVTDIADASKVRR is encoded by the coding sequence ATGGTGCGCGCTGGTAAGGCGCGTGTCATTGCAGCATTGTCGTTGTGTTGTGCGCTGCCTAGTCAGGGAGCCGCTGCCAAGCAGCCTGCGCACCAAGATGAGGCTGTGGTTCGGCAAATCGTTTCCAACATTTACGCATCCTATATGCAGCCCATATCGGAAGCAGCGGATGACGGCAGTTACGCGCCCGAGAATGAAGCAGGTGCATCGACAGGTGGGTATGAACCACCCTATACCCAGACACTCGATGCACTGATCGGCCGTTGGGGCAAGCTGATGCAGCAGAGCGAGGAGTTGTACGGTCTCAACGGCTTCGATTGGTATTGCCAGTGTCAGGACAATGATAACGCCACAGCGAAATTGCTGTCGCAGCGGTACAAGTTGCGGTCCAAAGGCCGAATTGAAGCCACTATCGTCTTCTCGCCGGGGCGTGGCCCCGATGGCGACCAAGGCGCGCCCTTGCGTTTTCATTTCAGAAATGAGGGCGGGGCGTGGAAAGTCGACGATCTGACTTTTGAAGATGGTTCCACACTTCGAAAGTCGCTGGTAACCGATATCGCAGACGCCAGCAAAGTGCGTCGATAA
- the fdxA gene encoding ferredoxin FdxA: MTYVVTDACIKCKYMDCVEVCPVDCFYEGENMLVINPNECIDCGVCEPECPAEAILPDTENGLEKWLELNAQYSAEWPNITTKHETPADADEFKGVDGKFEKFFSPDPGQGD; the protein is encoded by the coding sequence ATGACCTACGTCGTCACAGATGCCTGCATCAAATGCAAATATATGGACTGCGTAGAAGTCTGCCCTGTGGATTGCTTCTACGAAGGCGAGAATATGCTCGTCATCAACCCCAATGAATGCATTGATTGTGGCGTGTGCGAGCCCGAATGTCCGGCAGAAGCGATCTTGCCCGACACCGAAAATGGTCTTGAAAAGTGGCTCGAACTCAATGCGCAATATAGCGCCGAATGGCCGAACATCACGACCAAGCATGAAACGCCTGCAGATGCAGACGAGTTCAAGGGTGTCGATGGAAAGTTTGAGAAATTCTTCTCCCCCGACCCCGGTCAAGGCGACTGA
- the radC gene encoding RadC family protein, with the protein MASSQDKDENYGEGHRERLRERLLDKGGDALLDHELLEYLLMLAIPRIDTKPTAKQLIAHYGNLSSVFAADTYSLLNQKGIGEKAASAIKIVQALALRMVSEPIREQPILSSWQALLDYLRLDMAHLTIERIRVLYLNSKNMLIRDEIAGEGSIDQAPIYTREIIRRSIDIGAAAIILVHNHPSGDSAPSRQDISMTREIIEAGKRLGISVHDHIIIGKDGFSSMRSAGLI; encoded by the coding sequence ATGGCATCTTCACAGGACAAAGACGAAAATTACGGTGAAGGCCATAGAGAGCGGCTGCGCGAGCGTCTGCTGGACAAAGGCGGTGACGCGTTACTTGACCATGAACTGCTCGAATATTTGTTGATGCTGGCAATTCCGCGCATCGATACTAAACCAACCGCCAAACAATTGATCGCCCACTATGGGAACCTGTCATCGGTCTTTGCTGCAGACACCTACAGCTTGCTCAATCAAAAGGGTATTGGAGAAAAAGCGGCTTCAGCCATCAAGATCGTACAAGCCCTGGCGCTGCGTATGGTTTCGGAACCCATTCGCGAGCAGCCGATACTGTCGAGTTGGCAGGCGTTGCTTGATTATTTACGCCTCGACATGGCGCATCTGACGATTGAGCGTATCCGGGTACTCTATCTCAATTCAAAGAATATGCTGATCCGCGACGAAATTGCCGGCGAAGGTTCGATCGATCAGGCCCCAATCTACACCCGTGAAATCATCCGTCGGTCAATCGACATCGGCGCCGCTGCCATCATCCTGGTTCACAACCACCCAAGCGGTGATAGCGCGCCCAGCCGTCAGGATATTTCGATGACCCGTGAGATTATCGAAGCCGGCAAGCGGCTGGGTATTTCGGTTCACGACCATATCATCATAGGCAAGGACGGATTTTCAAGCATGCGAAGCGCCGGACTGATTTGA
- a CDS encoding RNA-binding S4 domain-containing protein, producing MVAADAVRIDKLLWFLRLSKSRSQAQGLIAEGHVRLNGKRVEKSSIEARIGDILTLPRGEGAIAVRVDAMPSRRGPATEARACYSEI from the coding sequence TTGGTCGCGGCAGACGCTGTACGCATCGACAAGTTATTGTGGTTTCTGCGGTTGTCCAAATCGCGCAGCCAGGCGCAGGGGCTGATTGCCGAAGGCCATGTCCGGCTGAATGGCAAACGCGTTGAAAAGTCGAGCATCGAGGCAAGAATCGGCGATATTCTGACCTTGCCAAGGGGGGAGGGGGCGATTGCGGTGCGTGTCGACGCCATGCCTTCGCGCCGCGGCCCGGCAACCGAAGCAAGGGCCTGCTATAGTGAAATTTGA